One Rhizoctonia solani chromosome 1, complete sequence DNA window includes the following coding sequences:
- a CDS encoding beta-1,4-D-glucan cellobiohydrolase, whose translation MVFTTLLISSILSLASAQRGGVHVLEKHPTLAWELCTKSSGCQAQSQGGVVLDANWRWVHDASGYSNCITGNTWDPSVCSDPISCAKRCAIDGADYTSTFGITTSGTTLSLKHTYSTLKSGARVYLMANDSSYQTFKLKNRELTFEVDTSNLSCGLNSALYFVQMDADGGIAKYPTNKAGAKYGTGYCDAKCPRNLRFINGEANLLDWKSSPWDPDEVTGRYGACCSEVDVWNANSFSTAYCDQDGCDFNPYRLGNLTYYGNGMTIDTKQSITVVTQFITADNTTTGALREIRRLYIKDGKVVQNSKSTVPGLSGYDSITEDYCSTQKAVFNDPNTFDTKGGFGTLDDALDSGLVLAISIGGQNANQNRWLDGSYPPDRSTSQPGVSRGACPYPWESIPHLPVEPHPTASVKFSNLRFGDIGTTYSV comes from the exons ATGGTCTTCACTACACTTTTAATCTCATCGATATTATCTCTTGCCTCTGCACAGCGGGGTGGTGTCCATGTTTTAGAGAAGCACCCTACACTTGCCTGGGAGTTATGCACCAAGTCAAGTGGGTGTCAAGCCCAATCTCAAGGGGGAGTTGTGCTCGATGCCAACTGGCGTTGGGTTCACGATGCCAGTGGGTATTCAAACTGTATTACTGGAAACACCTGGGACCCGTCGGTGTGCTCTGACCCAATAAGTTGCGCAAAAAGATGCGCAATTGACGGGGCCGACTACACTTCTACCTTTGGTATTACCACATCTGGCACCACTCTCTCACTCAAGCATACCTATAGCACTCTCAAATCTGGCGCTCGTGTCTACCTGATGGCCAACGATTCTAGTTATCAAACATTCAAGCTTAAAAACCGAGAGCTCACGTTCGAAGTGGATACTTCTAATCTTTCGTGTGGCCTTAATAGCGCGCTTTACTTTGTTCAGATGGACGCCGACGGTGGTATCGCCAAGTATCCCACCAATAAAGCGGGTGCCAAGTACGGAACCGGATACTGCGACGCTAAGTGTCCTCGAAACCTTCGCTTTATCAACGGCGAG GCAAATCTACTTGATTGGAAATCTTCACCTTGGGATCCAGACGAAGTTACAGGTCGCTACGGTGCTTGCTGCAGCGAGGTGGATGTATGGAATGCTAACTCCTTCTCTACCGC CTACTGTGATCAAGATGGTTGTGACTTCAATCCATACCGCCTAGGGAACCTCACCTATTACGGGAACGGCATGACCATTGACACTAAGCAAAGTATAACTGTTGTCACTCAGTTCATCACCGCCGACAATACCACAACCGGGGCGCTCCGCGAGATTCGTCGTCTATACATCAAGGATGGCAAAGTTGTTCAAAACTCCAAAAGCACCGTTCCCGGACTATCCGGCTATGATTCTATCACCGAAGATTATTGTTCAACTCAAAAGGCCGTATTCAACGATCCCAATACGTTTGATACCAAGGGGGGCTTCGGAACACTTGATGATGCGTTGGACTCGGGATTGGTGTTAGCTATAAGTATCGGTGGCCAAAACGCCAACCAAAACCGATGGCTCGATGGTAGCTATCCACCCGATCGTTCAACATCCCAGCCTGGCGTTTCTCGGGGTGCTTGTCCATATCCATGGGAAAGCATACCGCACCTTCCGGTCGAACCACATCCCACAGCATCTGTTAAGTTTTCTAATCTAAGGTTTGGAGACATTGGGACAACGTACTCTGTGTAG